The Rattus norvegicus strain BN/NHsdMcwi chromosome 2, GRCr8, whole genome shotgun sequence nucleotide sequence GGGGTTGTGTTGCCTCCTCTGTAAAGTGTTACACTCCTGTTCCAGCTGACTGGCTGTGACAGTTTTACTTTGGGGCCATTGATGTGTAAGGAGTGTCGGAGTGTGGTTTCAGTAGGACAGTCTACACCTTGAATTTCTAAAGAGTAGTCTTTATTTTCCTACTGTCTCTCAATATAATGTGGTTTTCATTATAATCTTGCTGTTTATAAAAGCATTGTTTGCATATTTTGAAGCATCGGTCTATGGCTTAATCTTACTAAGTATCGTTAAGGATGTGTTTTTTGGAGGAAATGTAACCCTTTGAGGATAACATTTTTAAATTCACTCACAGGGCCAGTCCTCTGGTTGTTTTTGTCCTCCTCCCATGTCATGttcattttcccattttctcaaAGGGGCAGGGGTGATACTGacagattttttttgtgtgtgtgtgatttaatttCGTGGACATTAAAACATTTTTGCCTCTTTTTCATCAGCTATTTTGTGAGCATTTTCGTTTGAAGCTCTAGTATATGTCACTGTGGCTTGGTGTTGCTTCCTTTATTTATGACattcaacatttgtttttacatGACATAGATTTTTTCTCCCATGCCCGGAGAATCCTGTGAGAACATCAACCCTTCCTTGAGCAGAAGAATGTCAGGCAATggtgagaaactgggaaagagagaaaagccaAGAGAATTAATTTTCCCATCAAATTATGACCTCCTCCGACATCTGCAGTATGCAACTCATTTTCCTATACCTCTGGTAAGCCATTTTCTAAGGCCATCAGTGATTGGCTGTCAGGTTATCACATGCACTCCTCTACGTACACATAAATGACATCGTGTGAAAATTGCACTCGCTGCTCTAATGGCTATAATCTGGATCATCTAGCCGGTGTACAAATACATCATGAAAAGGTACAGTGTGATGTTAGTGACTAGTGGATTTAATAGAATTCCCTGTCTTAATATCCTTTCATCAAAAGAATTTGAGTCACTGTAAGTAATATCTAAGTGTTTTCTCTACTTCAATCTGAAAGTCATTTGCTGATTAGTTTTTACTTGTCCTGTTTTGACTGCTGGGTACTTTTGACATTTAACAGATGAGTACGATTTTGCGGGGCATAGGAGAAGTGAGTAAGTAGAGGGATGGTTGCTTATGAATCACAAATTTTGACAGTGAAGCAATTGGGTCGAAACCCCAGTGCACACAAAAAGGCAAGCTTCCCATATCCCCAGTCCCTCCATTCTCAATGGAGTATTGGAGAGCAGGACCATTGTGACTGACAAGTGGGTCGGATGATGACAAACGGTGTGGGAGGGGATGGACCTGGCCTTGGGCGTGGTGGGCTCAGAGCTGGGATAGACAGGAAGAGAGCTTAAAGAGCTTAGTGTTGAAGGCTTGTGTAGTGAAGTGTTTATCCCAAAGAGAAGCCATAGTATTTTACATGTTAGTAACAAACATGAGGCTAAAAGCTGGGACATTTTTAATTCCCAGGTAAACTGTTTCATGCACACTATATTTAGAAGTTTTGATCAGTAaactgagtattttttttaaagatttatttattatatgtaagtacactgtagctgtcttcagacaccagaaaagggcatcggatctcattacagatggttgtgagccaccatgtggttgctgggatttgaactcaggacctctggaagaacagtcagtgctcttaaccactgagccatctctccagcccgggtaTTTTGTTAAAGCTAAGTATAGttgatattttagaacattctccGAAATGATTCAAACTCACTACATCCataattttttttgtcttatgaCAGTTAAAAACTCCTTTTTGTTTATGTCCATAAACTAGGCCAGAACTTTACAAAATTCTTTCGATCATCTCATAACATGATCACTGATTTTCAATTTGTTCATCTCAGAACATGGTCACTAATTTTCTATGGTTCTTTGTGTCACCAATATTCAAACACGACCAGATAATCTGGCAGTTCACTTGTGTTAATGGAGAGGATGAGCTTACAGATCACAGATGTTTCTGGCACACTCATGTGTGAACTATCATGCCTTGGGtttgtttaaaatgttaaatgtaaaataaatgaactgTAAAGCCCAGAGCTTATTCATTACTAATTCTGCAATATTAGCTTCTTAGTTGTCATAAGCCTGCCATGTCATAGTCATGTGAGGCATCTTTAATAGTAGGGAGATGGGTCCAGGAACTCCATACAGTCTTTATAACTTTGTTATATACCAGGAAGCACTCTGGAGAACACAAAGCTTACCAAACAAACACAgtaaggcaaaggggagggagagcctTTACAGTGAGTGCTGGAAGTCGTCGTTGAGAGTTGCATGGGCTGGCCCGTGTAAGCAGAGTTTTCAGTCtgtcttctctgtgtttctgGGATCTGAACAGCTATCAGCAATCAGCTTCTCCATTGTTTTCATCACATGACTGTGTCCACCTCCTTAGAGGAAAGTGCTTGATGGCATTCCTTGGCAGTTGTAgtatctaatttttatttttattaattttgtgtgtgctGATGTAAggtgtctatttgtgtgtgtgtgtgtgtgtgtgtgtgtgtgtgtgtgtatgtgtatgtgtgtgtgcatgcagatgtATGCACCTGTGCACGTATTCACAGGGGCCAGAGGAGTATGTCCTGTTCTAttactttttgtctttctttttgacACAGGGCCTCTACTGAAGCTAGAACTAGGCTAGTGGCTAGTAAGTCCagtgatcttacctctgctccctaCAGTGCTGGGGATATAGGAGTGAGTGGCAATTCCTGGCTTTTATATGAATTCTGGCATCTGAAACTTGGGTTCTCATGATTGCACAATAAGCCATGATTACCCACTAAGCCAACTTTGGATACAGTTTTTAGTTAGCTTTTGTCCTAATTTGCTGTGACAGACACCAtcaccaaaagcaagctggggaaggaagggtttgtttcatCATATAGATTACTGTCCATCATGAAGGAAGAAATCCTGCAGGAATTCATGCCAGGAACTGAAGCAGCGACCATGGAAGATGCTGGTTACTGGCTTGCCTTGTCTGGTTTGTAAAACCAGCTTTCATATACCCTCTAGGACCCGTACCTGAGGTTGTGCCCATGGTGGATTTGCCCCTTCCCCATTAACCACTCATTAAGATAATGCCcgtagacttgcctacaggccaacctgatgggaacatttttctcagttcttcttcttctaaaatgAATCCAACTTGTATCAagttgtccaaaaaaaaaaaaaaaaaaaaccagaataagTGCAGCTTTCCATTACTGATATATCTAAGGTCCCCTTTCCTAACGGGCCTTATTGAGAATAAAGCAGAAGGGAAAATATAGGCTAATAAAACACTGATCTTGTATTGAGAGTCTTTTTCTCTTCTTAGGAGAAATCTGACTGCCTGTTGTGCATGAGAAGCAAACATAAGAATATGGCTAAAAATGTCTTGGTCTTTTGCTGTATTGCCTTCATAACTAGAGAGCAAGGAGAGAGGGTGAAGGGCTACTTCAGCAAAAACAACAGCCTTGTCTGTACTGTGCCTGTTTTGATCTGCTCATCAGAAGCTATGCTATGTAGACCTCAACCAGCGCCGGTTTTACTGTGTCTGCATTCTACCAACCTTGTAACCTGGCAAGAGTCTGTACAGTGTCACACTCGTCAGACTCGTTGGCATTCCTGTTACTTTCTCTGGAACCTACCGTcacaaatttctttttaaaaaggagacagGTGGCTTTCTCTCAGTTATTTAATTTGGACTAAAAATGTATTCGTGAATTTACAAATAAGACTTTGAAATTCATTCTTCAAGTACAAAAATAGCATTTTAATCAAGCATGTTCTTGGCATCCAGGAGCACATTCatattccctctctccctccattcctgcctcttcctttcttctctcttgcactcttgcacacgtgtgtgtgtgtgtgtgtgtgtgtgtgtgtgtgcgtgcgcgcgcgcgcgtgcgacAGTCTGGCTGTGAAATCTATACTGGCTTGTATTATCCTTTCAGCTGGTATTACAGGCATTTGCTCCCACATTCACTGCAGGATCCCTGTCTCTCGTCACCACAGCTATTGCAATGCAGTATTTACAGAACGATTGATTTAAATGTGCGTGCCTGTGAgttcctgcatgtatgtacgcGTACCACGTGCATGCTTGGTGCCAGCGGAGGTGAGAAGAGGCTATGGGAACCCACTTGGATCCTTTCTGTAagtggagttacaagcagttgtgagcctcaTGTTGTGGGGTGCTGTGGACTAAGCCTGGGTCCACTGCAAGAGTAgcaatgctcttaaccgttgagctgTCTCTCTGGGCCGTTTCTAACTGTTTTACGTGGATGTTTGTCACATTaaaaatacatagagaaaaaaatacatgcaGAAGAGCTGGTTCTCGTAgcatatgtctgtaatcccaggacttgagaggtagaaggaggaagatcaggagttcgaggttattacttttttttatacaGTGAGCTATAGGTGATTGTGTCgcaaaaggggtgggggtggggcagaactAAACCAAGAGCTCAGGTGTGCTTCTCAGtactttttctgttgttttactGAGTCTTTTATTTAATGCCATTACTCACAATCTGTGTATTTATTGGCAGTAGAGAGGATCTGGTTAGCGATGGGGGTGACTTGTACTTTGTACTGCACATTCTGGTTCACCTTGTCTCTAGATTTAAGAGGCACCCATGGCCCGACATAGGCTATGTTTCTAGCATGGCCTTCTGGTATGAGTCCATGTGTTTATTTTAGGATTCTTTggctggtatttttttttaaatacctttGATGTGGATTTTTACTCCCAAAACAGTTTCAGCAGTTAAAGTAGTTTAATAGCTTCCTTAtagtgttaagaaaaaaaaatccccatgtATTTGCAAATGCCTCTTAAAATTAATTAGGGATAAGGTCTCATTTTATAGACCAGGATGACCTGCAGTTCATATTGAAGcccatgctagcctcaaactcataatgatctttctgcctcagcccctAGGGTGTCCTGGAATTAACCAGTGTGTCCTCCTGTTCCTATCACTGCAAACCTTTCAGACTGAAAAGTTGTTATTGGGTTACCAAAAATGAGATGTTAAAAGTAGGAGTGCTGAATAGAGAGCATTTATTACCTTTCAAAGCAGTCGTTTACAAGTAAAAATGATGCAGGTATTTTGATGCTTTTATTTCATATTGTTTGATATATTTTCATGAAGAAGTCAGTTCCAGGCACCGAAGTGGGTCTCTGAGTCTTTGCCACGGCTCTTCTTGCTTTGATGGTTCCAGTTGACCTTCATTCCACGTGCTTTGCCAATTTTCCTGTACAGATATTTGGAATAAAGAATCCCGGCAACTGTGAGGGTGCAGGGCTGGCTTGTGTTGACGTCCTGCGTGAACCTGTTCACCAGCTATCAGCAGCCTTTAGTCCTAGGACTCTTCTATCTTAGCATCTCCTTTTATCTTTGAAAACTGTGGCCAGCTTTGTGGTCCAGTCAGGAAGAAGGACTAACACGCAGAGCCTGTACTTTGCACGTCATTCTCACGTCTCGGTTTTTCCTCCCGAGCCTTCATCTTTTGAGGCGAGGCGAAAGTCTCAGTGACCTTCAGTCGAAATGCTTTCGACAGATGATAGTACAGAATTGGGTCAAAGCACAGGTTGGACACAGCCAGCAGCAGTGTGGCCTCCTTGGCTTTGAAGAGAGCAATCCTAGTTGAGCAGTCAGATATCACCTCTGTCTGGCTGAGGGTGTATGGGATCCTAACAGCGTGGTAAGGAACAAAGCATATGATGTAACTCGCTGTCACCAGGAGAATGTTGAGCAGAGCCGACTTCACGCTTGGGTAGTTTGCGTTGTCTCTGTTTCTGTAGAGTTGTCTAATTACAAGGAAGTTGGATATCAGAATGATGGctgagaaatttaaaaatattgccACACATATGAAATTTGTTAGCAAGTGCCAATTTTTTCCGAACTCCCTTTTAAACTCCATGCAACCTACattagatttttctttgatgttctTGATGGGAATCACCATGTTCGGCACCATTATAAGCAGGACCATGAGCCACACGACGGCCGATATCATTTTGGCAAACCCAGGTTCTTGGATTCGGTATATCTTGCAGCTGTGTACTAACTGAAGACAGCGGTCAATGCTGACAAAGGCTAAGAAGATAATAGATAAGTACATGTTGATGTAGATGAGGCAGGCTGTCACTTGGCAGTGGAATATCCTTAGTTTCCAGGGCGCCACACCCAAGTCAACAACGATTTTTACTGGCAATGCCAGAGTGAGCAGGAAGTCAGCTGTAAGCAGGTTAATTAAATATATGCTCACACACCTGTGATTTGTGCTTTTCTGTATAAAAGCCCACGTTGCAAAACAACTCCCAATGATTCCAATGagataaactaaataaaaaaaatacgtAAATGGTTCTAGATCTCTGTAAATTGGGCAGAACATGGAACTGTTTGTCATCTTGAGGGAGAAGGTCCAGTTCAATAATTTAAAACAACCTCAGGGTTCTGTTAAAAAAAGTAGAAGGGAGAGGTTAGTTAACTAAAATCAGAAAATACTTCTTAGAACCATTTATACTCAAAAGTTATCACCATCTTTCTTGTGTTTAGGAAGAGTTTCACTGGGTGGCGGGGAACATCCTAGATTATGGAAAACCAGGTTCTTGGCTGTCTGATTCCTGTGACTTTCAGGAAATCCCATGTAAATTAGCTTTTTAGAAGGGATGTTTTTGGCCTTGTGGTTTGTGTTGTGTAGTTCTCTATTACTGGTTGGGGGAGAAATTTCTGTGCAGTGGAGGTAAGTGACCAGAGGTTCTGGGAAGTGGAGAGAGGAAGGTACTGTGGTTTTGTCTGAAAAAGATTTCAGTGtggctttctgcttttctttttatagcCTTTGTAGCTTATGCTGCAAGAACTTAGGCTGATGGTAGAAAAGAGAAGACAGCAAACTGCAGACAGGTTTACACCGTTATTGTAAAAGTGGGCCCTCTGTTGTGAATCATGTTAGCATATTTTTCAGTGAGAAGAATTGAAGGGTTAGACTCTGGTTCTGAATTGATGACCTCTGTTATCATGTACCAATTTATAATGGTATAGACCTGTGAAGGCCAATGTTGTGTCTGGTGAACACTTTAAACGATGAACATATTAAAGAATCTATTTAACTATCATATGTCATGTTGAGTACCCATGTAATATTTTTGTTACATTATATTTGCCATGTTAATGAAAatactttgtgtttctttttactGTTTCAGTTCAATTAGTAGAAAAACTTGCTGTACATAATGGCTGTAGCTATTTCTATGGAAGTGTTTTTGAATAGTTTTATGAAAGTGAGTTTTAAAAGCTTCTAGAACATCACCCTATATTTATTTGCCAACATACATCTTCCAGAAAAGGGTCAGTTACATCTGTATTAGAACATGTAACTTTTTTGAATCtggcgggactcatttgtagtcctagcactcaggagaaacACTAGTTTAAGATCACTCTTTGCTAAATGGCAACGCTAGCCTGTTATATACCTGCAACTTTGTTtcaattcaaaacataaaacaaaacaaaacaatcccctTCTAACTTTTTCAGTACAGAGCCACCACAATTGAACCTGATAATGACAGTAAGATCTTGTCGTGGTCTGTCCAGTTAGAGCATATCAGCTTGACTTATGAGCTCAAGTTAAACTGAACTCCCTCTGCGGTGGTCTGCTCTAACTCCTGATCTGCCCTGACTCCTGTGTTTAGGGCCACAGATGCTACTTTGTGCGTTCCCTCTTGATGTGGGcaatccctctcctctcctctcctctcctctcctctcctctcctctcctctcctctcctctcctctcctctcctctcctctcccctcccctcccctcccctcccctcccctcccctcccctcccctcccctcccctccctccctctctctctctctctctctctctctctctctctctcgctttctttctagaaatatttattttatgtatgtgagtacactgtagttgtcttcagacacaccagaagaggtcatcagatcccattacagatggctgtgagctaccatgtggttgctgtgatttgaactcaggacctctggaaggtcagttctcttaactgctgagccaactctacATCCCCAAAAATGTGcacaccaagctggcctcgaactcaccttcctctgcctcttcagcaTATCCCACTGGTCTGCGCCACCAGAATCAGCAATCCCTTTTCATGTGAAacaatattcttttgttttaaaggaaaggTCAAAAATATCACTTCCTGAATGCATATCTACATGGAATTTTCTGAAAAATGCCAGAAACCAGAGAGTATACAACCTGGGCTGCTCATGCTTTAATGTTTTATCAGGAACAAAGTCTTATGCAATGTTCCGGGACATTGAAAGTTTACTGACGGTGGAATGGCTCAGCAGCCTTAAAGTCCTTCTTTAAAATCAagccactgggctggagagatggctcagccgttaaaggctaggctcacaaccaaaaataaaatcaagccaCTCCTGAAGTCTTATTACTTAATGTgtatatctttaaatttttattgttatcaTGCATGTTCATGTAATATGGCTGTGAGAGTgcttctgtgtgcatgtggaggtcattgGACATCTtggggagtcagttttctccttttcccttgtCTGACTGCTGGGGTGGAACTCAGTTGTACTTATGTACCAAATTTACACACTCCCTGGCTGAGGCATCTCATGGCCctgctgtgtttatcttgaacaaGGTGTGAACTTTTAAGTGTCTTAAAGGTTACAAGCTCTTCCGTTTCCTCAGAAGACTCGGGGCATTTGGGGCCCACAGATATTGTTGTTCTGTACCAATCATAATGAAAACCGTAATGCACTAACCATTTATAATTGTGGACTAAacagttttgtttaaagaaaaacatgtgtCCTGTTGGGTGGTTGTTAAACTCAATCCACTTAAACATGTGGAATTTTAGAAGCATGGCACTTTAATGATGGGTTCTTTATTGACGACTATTTTCCAGTCCTCAGATCAATTGAGGAGACTGCAAAGTGCTCCGGATTCCTGCAGCCTttatcctttttcctttttctgagtCTTGCCTGTCAACCTGTGGGCCTGAAGGTGACTCTCCATGTCTGAATGCCACTCCAGGTTTCTCTGACTTCCTATAGGGATTTTGGACGTTATATAGTGTCAATAAAATAGTTATTTGTTTCTGAGAGTGCCCTATTGCCTGGATAATTATATGATGAACTCTCATTTTATTGGTAGGGCTTATGGTACAGAAAAGTATTCTAATAGTTTGTCAGGATTGCTATTCTCTGTAATTAGAACTGACCATCTGTTCCAGAGTAGAGTAACTTAAAATAGTTACAGTGTAACCACTCATTCAGTAATGCAGTCTTGAGTCCTatgcattttcttctattaaattGTGTCTAGATTGCCATGAAAAATCATTTCTCAAAATTGTGCATATATCGATCAGAGGCAAAATTGTACTATAGCAACATCCCATGCTCTCCATCATTAATCTGAAATCTAAGAGCTTGATAAACATGGAGCCAACAATATCCACACAAAATAGGTGCGCTCAGCAGTACTGCAGGGTCAAGAGCAGAGTTTGAATGTCTCTATGGTCCTTTCTCACAGATTGCCCACTCCTTAGGCAGAGGAACATCTGGTTAAGACCTGTTGGGGAGATATAACACGGCCTTGCCTATCATCCATCTAGCTTGGAAACAGTAGCTTCAGTAATTGGTATTGTAATTTGAATAGTACTCTAATTTGAATTGTAGTTCTTAAAATATGGATGAGATCAAAAGAAAGTAGGAAGCGCTGTTAATTGTCCACAGCTCAGGTTAATTATAGTTTAATAGTGGTTGTCCTACCGACCTAAAGCCTTGTAACTTTTGACCCTTTTTCCTTCAACACTGAACAGCAGGACTTTGGTTTCTATGGGGAAAAACATGGAATGAGCTCATTGAAAAGGACGTACCTGGCTGTGTCTTCTCTGCCCTGAGCAGGTCTGGGTCCTGGCTGTCTTCTCTGCCCTGAGCAGGTCTGGGTCCTGGCTGTCTTCTCTGCCCTGGGCAGGCCTGTGTCCTGTCTGTGTCTTCTTTGTGCCCGAAGCAGGCCTGTGTCCTGGCTGTGTCTTCTCTGCCCTGAGCAGGTCTGGGTCCTGGCTGTCTTCTCTGCCCTGAGCAGGTCTGGGTCCTGGCTGTCTTCTCTGCCCTGAGCAGGCCTGTGTCCTGTCTGTGTCTTCTTTGTGCCCGAAGCAGGCCTGTGTCCTGGCTGTGTCTTCTCTGCCCTGAGCAGGTCTGGGTCCTGGCTGTCTTCTCTGCCCTGAGCAGGTCTGGGTCCTGGCTGTCTTCTCTGCCCTGAGCAGGCCTGGGTCCTGGCTGTCTTCTCTGCCCTGAGCAGGCCTGGGTCCTGGCTGTCTTCTCTGCCCTGGGCAGGCCTGGGTCCTGGCTGTGTCTTCTTTGTGCCCTGGGCAGGCCTGTGTCCTGGTTGTGTCTTCTCTGCTCTGAGCAGGTCTGGGTCCTGGCTGTCTTCTCTGCCCTGGGCAGGCCTGGGTCCTGGCTGTCTTCTCTGCCCTGAGCAGGTCTGGGTCCTGGCTGTCTTCTCTGCCCTGGGCAGGCCTGGGTCCTGGCTGTCTTCTCTGCCCTGGGCAGGCCTGGGTCCTGGCTGTCTTCTCTGCCCTGAGCAGGCCTGGGTCCTGGCTGTCTTCTCTGCCCTGGGCAGGCCTGGGTCCTGGCTGTCTTCTCTGCCCTGGGCAGGCCTGGGTCCTGTCCTGGTCGTGTCTTCTGTGCCCTGAGCAGGCCTGGGTCCTGGCTGTCTTCTCTGCCCTGGGCAGGCCTGGGTCCTGGCTGTCTTCTCTGCCCTGGGCAGGCCTGGGTCCTGGCTGTCTTCTCTGCCCTGAGCAGGCCTGGGTCCTGGCTGTCTTCTCTGCCCTGAGCAGGCCTGGGTCCTGGTTGTGTCTTCTCTGCCCTGGGCAGGCCTGGGTCCTGGCTGTCTTCTCTGCCCTGGGCAGGCCTGGGTCCTGGCTGTCTTCTCTGCCCTGGGCAGGCCTGGGTCCTGGCTGTCTTCTCTGCCCTGAGCAGGCCTGGGTCCTGGCTGTCTTCTCTGCCCTGGGCAGGCCTGGGTCCTGGCTGTCTTCTCTGCCCTGGGCAGGCCTGGGTCCTGGCTGTCTTCTCTGCCCTGGGCAGGCCTGGGTCCAGGTCTTCAGAGAATCATGAGCTACTTAGTAACCTTCAGTGGCAGCGGTTCCATCTTTCTGGGTTGCCTGCTGAACTAAGAATTTCCTTTCCCTCTTGTGTGGTTTTAAAATGTTAGAGATTGACGTAGATGAAACTGTGGTTTGCAAATGGTTTAAACTGTATGAAAGCCTCCTGAGGAAGTTTTTGTTAGAAAAACAATTTCATCTAAGTAACTCAAATTTGTCAGTTACTGTTTTAGGGGAAATAACTTTCCTTATTTTAGAGAAAATAATTATCTATTATAATAGCTTGCCTCTTTtatccttttaaaataaaagtgccCCAGACTGTTCTATTTCCTAGTAGTTTTAAAAATAGTGTTAGAGTCTTGAAAACAGTGTTGAGTGTATGAATGAAGACACCTAGACAGTACTTAGACAGATACTTGTTGTATAGTTATTCACAGTAGCACGTCAGACGTAATGAGTAACACTGttgcagtttatatctttattgtgGGATTTGTTAATTAGAAAAACAACATGACAGCCCTGTGGCTGGTAGACACCTggaaccccagcatttgggagctgaggcagggcaATAGCCACAAACCTAAGGCAGCCTGGGCTCCGTGGTGAATTTAAAACCAGGCAAGGCTATCTTGTGAGATCATCTCAGGAAATTAGCACCGTGTGGAATCTGGTATGATAcagttacttttttgttgttcatgccagaaaaacatttttctatgtttattattttgtatgtatacatgtagtgTACATGCGTGTTGAAGTGTGTTTGTAGAGATCATATGATATTAAGGAATTGGTTTTCCCTTCCACCATGCAGGATTATACCAAGTTGTTAGgcatggtggcaagcaccttttaACCCATCTTGCCAGCTCCGGTTTCAAAAAATTcttgaataaaataaaaggacatcattagaacaacagagagataatcCCTGTTCCCCTTCTTGGATTACagaattaacttttatttttctatgtttacATGAACCACATAAATGTTACTGTGCATATGACTCTCTTTCACAAACGTGTTGCATGTTATCCAGGGAGATGGTGCAGCaggttaaagtgcttgccatgcaagtctGATAAACTGAATCCCATCCCTGGAACTCAGGGAAAGAAAGAGACCCACTGTGTACATGTGTCCTTTGACCGGCAATTGTGTGCTCCGGCACACACGCATTCACACAGTCTTACTATTACATTTCTAAAGGTTAATAGGATGCATTTCATCTGTTTTCCATGTTTTGAgacttaaaacaaatgaaaaagcatTTCTCAGCTTGGCCTAAACAGTTGCATGTATTTAGCAACTCGTACCTTATATTGCATGATTATCTTTTTAATGGGTGTTGAAGCAGAGCCCAGCTCTGAGGTAGTAGCATGCCCGATAGCCTGATGGTCTGAAGGACAAGTTTTGCCTcgttagtgattttttttttttttcattcatgagACTGGATTCCCACTATCCCCTGCCCCCTCTCCTTTCGGAGTTACTGGAGATCAAAGCCGTGATGGTGGATAGGGGCAAGGCCGGCTTTATGAAAGTGGATATGACCGTCTGACTCCAAACAGATTTT carries:
- the Gpr171 gene encoding G-protein coupled receptor 171 is translated as MTNSSMFCPIYRDLEPFTYFFYLVYLIGIIGSCFATWAFIQKSTNHRCVSIYLINLLTADFLLTLALPVKIVVDLGVAPWKLRIFHCQVTACLIYINMYLSIIFLAFVSIDRCLQLVHSCKIYRIQEPGFAKMISAVVWLMVLLIMVPNMVIPIKNIKEKSNVGCMEFKREFGKNWHLLTNFICVAIFLNFSAIILISNFLVIRQLYRNRDNANYPSVKSALLNILLVTASYIICFVPYHAVRIPYTLSQTEVISDCSTRIALFKAKEATLLLAVSNLCFDPILYYHLSKAFRLKVTETFASPQKMKAREEKPRRENDVQSTGSAC